The genomic DNA GAGCTGCTCAATAGCATCAAACAATTTGTAGACGATCCTGAAAATAATGATCCAAGCCTAGGTAGTTTTTTACAAGAAATCGCATTGCTGACCAGTGCAGATAAGAATGATCCAAATGAAGATGCAGTGACACTCATGACCATTCATGCTTCTAAAGGCTTAGAATTCAAATATGTATATCTTGTAGGCATGGAAGAAGAGCTCTTTCCCTCTGCTATGATGTTGGGCAGCAAAGCAGACTTAGAAGAAGAAAGGCGTCTCTTTTACGTAGCGGTTACCCGTGCACAACGCAAGTTAACCCTATCTCACGCGCTCAGCAGGTACCGATTTGGAAAATTAACCAACGTTCAGCCTAGTCGTTTTTTAAAAGAAATGGGAGGATATACAACCACTAAAACAACCGCTAAAACTTTTCTATCTGCTGCCCAGCCGATCCAAAAGCATAGAGCAAAGCCAAGCAGCTCTGTTAGACCACTTTCGAAACCTACTTCAGTTCATCAGCCTGCTACTGATCTAACTGCCCTACAAGTTGGCCACTCGGTGGCGCACCACCACTTCGGTATAGGAAAAGTTTTGAAGTTAGTAGAAACTGAAGGTATGCGTAAAGCCATTATTCTTTTTCATAAATTTGGAGAAAAGACCCTCTTGCTAAACTATGCAAAGTTAGAAATCTTATCTTCAACATAGAAGCTAACCAATATATATTTTATTAAATAACCCAATCACCCAAAATGTACGACTATAATACAATTCGATCGCCCTTAATGCTTAAAGAATATGGCAGAAACATACAAAAGCTTATGGAACAGCTTGCAACCATTGAAGACAAAGCCATTCGCACACAAAAAGCCTATGGTATTGTAAAGCTCATGGAAGTGGTCAATCCCAATGCTACATCACCACAAAAACGGTGGGATGATCTTTTCATACTATCGGACTACAAACTAGATATTGATAGCCCTAACCCCAAACCTGCTAAGCGAGAAAATAGCCAACAGCAGTATGTACATATGCCCTTTATGCAGCTGATCAGATACAAATATTACGGAAGACATATGGAATCACTCCTCAAAAAAATAACTACCCTACCCACACTTAAAGAGCAAGAACAGCTGCTTATAGCAGTTGGGAAACTCATGCGTCGCTTTAGTAGCACATGGAACAACGATTATATCAATAATGAAAGAATCATGCAAGACATCAAGCGAATGCTACCAGATGGTACAAGACTTGATGTAGAAATCATACGCACCCTGCCCGATGAAGGAGCAAATGGTCAAAAAGCTAGAAACAAACATTACCTAAAATCAAATAACAATAAAAAGTAGTCCAACTATAAGCGTGGCAAGTATAGGTCCTACAAATTCCTGACCATAAGCGAGCTTCAAAAGAAGCCTTATACAATTTAATTGCGACAGATGAGTAAATTTATTGTCCATGGGGGACGCCAGTTATCTGGTATTATCAAGCCACAAGGTTCCAAAAATGAAGCATTGCAGGTAATATGTGCCACCTTACTGACTGATACAGTAGTAACCCTACACAATCTTCCAGCTATTGCCGATGTTCAGAGTGTGATGAGGCTACTGACCCTTTTGGGGGTGGAAATTAGCCCATTGGGCAATGGAAGCTACCAATTTTGTGCTGCGCATCTCAAAGAAGATACGATGGTTACAGCAGCATTTCGTCAGGAATACACTAAAGTAAGGGGCTCTATTATGTTGCTGCCTTCCCTCCTCATCCGTTTCAAGAAAGTAGTTATAGCCAAACCTGGAGGAGATCGAATTGGACGCAGGGGCTTGCATGCCCATTTTGAAGGACTCACGCAACTAGGTGTGGCTTTTCACTACCAGGAGGGTCAAGCAACTTGGATGGTCTCCTGCAATGCATTGAAAGGAGCTGATGTACTGATGCCAGAAGCATCAGTAACGGCCACAGCTAATGTGATCATGGCTGCCAGCATGGCTCAAGGCAAAACCACTATTTACCCCGCAGCTTGTGAACCGCATATACAACAACTTTGCCATATGCTGGTGGCCATGGGTGCGCACATTACAGGTATTGGTTCTAATCGCTTAACGATAGAGGGAGTGCCAACACTAGGCGGCACAACACATACCATTTTACCAGATATGTTGGAAATTGGCAGCTTTATTGGGCTAGCCGCAGCCACCCAATCAACCCTAACCATTACAGATGTTCCTATTAAACTTTTTGCACCCGTTTGGTATTGTTTTGAAAAGTTGGGCATTCGTCTAGAAAAACAACATAACACATTGCATATTCCAGCGCAACCCTGCTATGCTATTCAAACAGAGATGGATGGAAACCTCGTAACCCTTTACGATGCAATTTGGCCAGGCATACCCGCTGATTTACTCAGTATTGCAGTAGTAACTGCCGTACATGCACAAGGCCATATTTTAATCCATCAGAAGATGTTTGAAAGCAGGCTCTTTTTTGTAGACCATTTGATTGAAATGGGGGCAAGACTGGTGTTGTGCGATCCACACAGAGTACATATAGTAGGCTTAGGTAATAGCCACAAGCTACGTGGCGTCCATATGAGTTCAAGTGATATTAGAGCAGGTATTGCGCTGTTAATTGCTGCACTAGCTGCAGAAGGAACCAGTATAATTGAAAACGTTGGTCAAATTGATCGAGGCTATGAATGCATTGACCAACGCCTCAATGCCCTAGGTGCATCGATTGAAAGGGTTTAAGTGTGTCAAAGTATACTTTTTAACCCTACTCCACTTGCAAAGTTGCCATTATTGGTATTAAATTTAAAGCTTGCAGTAGTTGCATCATCCATCTACAAACAAATAATGCTATGCAAATCGATTTAGTAATTGTAAGTTTATTCTTAGTATTAAACATCCTGATTGGTCTTTACCACGCTAAAGGCATCAAAACATTTAGGGACTATGCACTAGGCAATGAGTTGTCTACCTTTGTTATTGTTTGTTCCTTGGTCGCCAGCGTGGCGCATGTAGGCGTTTTAGGTGACATATCTGACTACTATTTTCTTGGCTTTAAAGACCTAGTAGCTTTCCTAATCCTTTTCTTAGCAACCTATTTGGGGGCCAGAGTACTCATAGTGCGTATGGCTGAGTTTTTAGGAGATTTTTCCATAGCGGAGTCTATTGGTAAGCTATATGGTCCCATAGTACGTAAAATCACAGCCGCTACCGTGGTGCTGGTTATGTTGGGTTTGGTCGTAGCACAACTTAAGGCTGTACTAGGAATTGTTCATTTTACACTTTCAGATATGAAAGAAGACCTTACCCAGTGGCTTCCTATTGCTACAGGATTGGTGGTTATTCTATATGCAGCATTTGGTGGGGCCAGATCAATTGCTATGACCGACGTTTTTCAATTTCTCTGTTTTGGGTGTACATTCCCTTTAATTGCTTTTTTATTACTGCGCTATGCTAAAATATCTCTTGCAGAGGGATGGACAGGCTTGAAACAACTCACACAGTTTACCGACTATAGGTATATATTTTCAACCCAATCACTAAAAGAATATTTCTTCTATGGGATTCGTGTATTATTAGTTATTCTTGCGCCACTGTATATACAAAGACTATATATTTCCACATCGATGCCGAAAGCTAAAAAAGTCTTTACTAGTGGAGCGATCACACTTTTTTGTATCAGCCTATTGGTATTATGCATAGCCATCGCGTTGCATCTAGGGGGACATACCTTAAAAGGCAAACAAGATGTAATTAATTATCTAATTAACCTGACCCAAATTCCAGGTATAAAAGCGATCATAATGATTACAGTCCTTGCCCTACTTATGTCCACGATTGACTCTGCTTTACATTTGTTATCAGTTGTTTTTGTCCATGATTTATTACCAACAACATCTTTTCAAGGAGCAAATGCATCCATTAAAAAGTTGAAAGCAGGTAGAATAGCCATTCTGCTGATTGGCATACTAGCCTTATATAGTGCACTAGCTTACAAGGGCAACATTTATAAACTTATCGCCAAAGGAACGGAAATATACATACCTGTTGTAAGCATTCCGTGGACCATGGCTATTTTAGGCTTTAGACCCCACAGAACAGTTGTACTCATAGCTATGACTATCTCTGGCTGTTTTGTATTATACTCAAGATTTGTCCACACTTATACCTACCACCAAGCCAATGTAAACCTAGCCATTGCTATGATGATTAGCTTTTGTACGCTTATTTTTGGCCATTATCTACTCCCAAAACATCCCAATACCGGCTGGATAGGGATCAAAGACCGTAGTCCGCTAGAGCTACAAAACCAGGAAACCAAGCGCTGGTGGTTAAGGTGTATAGCAGAATGTAAGGCTTTATCAACTAAAAAATATTGGGAAAGCCTTTTTCCAAAGCAGCATACTACTTTTATATCGCTGGGTATCTACTTAATCAGTAGTACATTTGTAGCCTTGTGGTGTATGGAGAAATCATATTTTTTTACTTATAGCTATTGGTATATAGCTGTAATGGCTATTGGGACCCTCTTAGCCATTTATCCAGCTTTGCACTCCTATAAACCAGGAGGCAACTCCATGCTACATAGTATATGGCCTGGGCTGTTATGGCTATTACTTTTTATTTCCTCAATACAGTTTGCAAAACTGGGTCACTTTAGCCCTATGGTTTGCGCACTGGTCATCACCAGCATAGGGCTGGGTATTGTCCTCTTATCATTCAAAATAGGAATTGGCATGCTGGTGCTAACCATACTGGTACATCGTCAATACATCCCCCCTCATATTCCTTTTTGGCATCTATTTTGGTCCTATTATAACGAAATTTCTATAGAAATCATTTTTGCT from Cardinium endosymbiont of Philonthus spinipes includes the following:
- a CDS encoding DUF4290 domain-containing protein, with the translated sequence MLKEYGRNIQKLMEQLATIEDKAIRTQKAYGIVKLMEVVNPNATSPQKRWDDLFILSDYKLDIDSPNPKPAKRENSQQQYVHMPFMQLIRYKYYGRHMESLLKKITTLPTLKEQEQLLIAVGKLMRRFSSTWNNDYINNERIMQDIKRMLPDGTRLDVEIIRTLPDEGANGQKARNKHYLKSNNNKK
- the murA gene encoding UDP-N-acetylglucosamine 1-carboxyvinyltransferase, with amino-acid sequence MSKFIVHGGRQLSGIIKPQGSKNEALQVICATLLTDTVVTLHNLPAIADVQSVMRLLTLLGVEISPLGNGSYQFCAAHLKEDTMVTAAFRQEYTKVRGSIMLLPSLLIRFKKVVIAKPGGDRIGRRGLHAHFEGLTQLGVAFHYQEGQATWMVSCNALKGADVLMPEASVTATANVIMAASMAQGKTTIYPAACEPHIQQLCHMLVAMGAHITGIGSNRLTIEGVPTLGGTTHTILPDMLEIGSFIGLAAATQSTLTITDVPIKLFAPVWYCFEKLGIRLEKQHNTLHIPAQPCYAIQTEMDGNLVTLYDAIWPGIPADLLSIAVVTAVHAQGHILIHQKMFESRLFFVDHLIEMGARLVLCDPHRVHIVGLGNSHKLRGVHMSSSDIRAGIALLIAALAAEGTSIIENVGQIDRGYECIDQRLNALGASIERV
- a CDS encoding sodium:solute symporter family protein produces the protein MQIDLVIVSLFLVLNILIGLYHAKGIKTFRDYALGNELSTFVIVCSLVASVAHVGVLGDISDYYFLGFKDLVAFLILFLATYLGARVLIVRMAEFLGDFSIAESIGKLYGPIVRKITAATVVLVMLGLVVAQLKAVLGIVHFTLSDMKEDLTQWLPIATGLVVILYAAFGGARSIAMTDVFQFLCFGCTFPLIAFLLLRYAKISLAEGWTGLKQLTQFTDYRYIFSTQSLKEYFFYGIRVLLVILAPLYIQRLYISTSMPKAKKVFTSGAITLFCISLLVLCIAIALHLGGHTLKGKQDVINYLINLTQIPGIKAIIMITVLALLMSTIDSALHLLSVVFVHDLLPTTSFQGANASIKKLKAGRIAILLIGILALYSALAYKGNIYKLIAKGTEIYIPVVSIPWTMAILGFRPHRTVVLIAMTISGCFVLYSRFVHTYTYHQANVNLAIAMMISFCTLIFGHYLLPKHPNTGWIGIKDRSPLELQNQETKRWWLRCIAECKALSTKKYWESLFPKQHTTFISLGIYLISSTFVALWCMEKSYFFTYSYWYIAVMAIGTLLAIYPALHSYKPGGNSMLHSIWPGLLWLLLFISSIQFAKLGHFSPMVCALVITSIGLGIVLLSFKIGIGMLVLTILVHRQYIPPHIPFWHLFWSYYNEISIEIIFAVATGVAALIGFSLYTCLRNRANVKLGVIALARSYERKAALESIYSQVNWSRLDPTYGSEMLQTIGEALKAPCQYLYAQGQQKLGDDVNSFIQKLSEFSSLLLQSAKEAYSLKLNKQAIQPVAIEPIILKVHSTIGTLGEPMQLLLRNQTEAKQLITDPELFERFLTINLLATSKSEQATDHIVTLTIMDTMLRYRDANAIQTDQQTTTLPALAFFISTDTSIQHAQPIYDSTDEATLVYLPKTEQQLYQAESRQIVRAHGGYIEVIENKEYLTALYILPIAGETVMHFKTYDPTDLTQ